One Mycobacteroides abscessus ATCC 19977 genomic window carries:
- the moaC gene encoding cyclic pyranopterin monophosphate synthase MoaC: MPEGLRASGSSGPEGLSHIDEHGSAHMVDVSAKQATAREAVAAGRFVTTPEVLKLLSDGTLPKGDAIATARLAAIMAAKRTSELIPLCHQIPLTGIEVDFAIDATAGSIQITAVARTKDRTGVEMEALTAVTVAGLTLHDMVKAVDPASRIDDVRVLRKEGGKTGTWTRP, from the coding sequence GTGCCTGAGGGTCTTCGCGCAAGCGGCTCATCCGGGCCCGAGGGGCTCTCCCATATCGATGAGCACGGGTCCGCGCACATGGTCGACGTGTCGGCCAAGCAGGCCACCGCACGCGAGGCCGTCGCGGCGGGGCGCTTTGTCACTACTCCCGAGGTTCTGAAGCTTCTCTCAGACGGCACGTTGCCCAAGGGCGACGCCATCGCCACTGCCCGTCTGGCCGCCATCATGGCCGCCAAACGCACCAGCGAACTCATCCCGCTGTGTCATCAGATACCGCTGACCGGTATCGAGGTGGATTTCGCGATCGATGCCACCGCGGGATCCATTCAGATCACGGCTGTCGCCCGCACCAAGGACCGCACCGGGGTCGAGATGGAGGCGCTGACCGCGGTGACGGTTGCCGGCCTGACCTTGCACGACATGGTCAAGGCCGTCGATCCCGCCTCACGTATCGACGACGTCAGGGTGCTACGCAAAGAGGGCGGTAAGACCGGAACATGGACCCGACCCTGA
- a CDS encoding helicase-associated domain-containing protein, which translates to MSDDAALAGLSAWLRRLPDEQLVRLVRLRPDLASPPPGSLAALAGRALSRQSVRAATDNLDFLTLAVLDALLVARADVAGIPIANVLAQVDGRATELQVRATLDRLRELALVWEEGELLYLAGETRFGLPWVVGQVISEHTPDSYDEARTALEGADERGMELLRALIAGSPIGRTRDAAPGAPPDRPVQRLLAAGLLQRIDDETVLLPRFVAQLLRGEEPDRLQPPAVETTTATQSEADAAAAGAALDLLREVGLLLDELGVNPAPQLRSGGLGVREVKRLAKATGLEDNRMGLLLEVLAAAELIAVGDPDVDTDADGWHWAPTTQADRFAELPTATRWFRLMSAWLMLAARPDLIGKRTSDDKPIAALSDSLRSTAAPHDRKLLLEILGELDPGHGLRAEELSRVMRWRRPRWGARLGVEPVTALLFEATTLGVIGRGALTTHVRTFLDSSGDETTTLAAMEKALPAPIDHFLVQADLTVVAPGPLTREVELDLAAVADLESAGAASVFRVSEATIRRALDSGKTATSLHSFFGSHSKTPVPQSLTYLIDDVARRHGQLRAGVATSFLRCDDVALLAQVMASVLAEDLGLRLLAPTVAVSLAPLAELVTGLRSAGFAPAAEDATGTIVELRAHRARVTPQPHRMGWTPPVLSEPAAAAVVKALRAAGDHDGVRIEPSHAVALLQQSAKAQTSVLIGYVDPAGVASSRVVNPISVRGGQLSAFDTAAGRIRDFAIHRITAVSPPG; encoded by the coding sequence ATGAGTGACGATGCGGCGTTGGCTGGTTTGTCGGCGTGGTTACGCCGCTTGCCAGATGAACAGTTGGTACGACTAGTGCGGCTGCGGCCCGATTTGGCCTCGCCGCCGCCGGGTTCGCTGGCGGCGCTGGCGGGGCGTGCGCTGTCACGCCAGTCGGTGCGCGCGGCCACCGACAACCTGGACTTTTTGACGCTGGCGGTGCTGGATGCGCTGCTGGTGGCGCGTGCCGATGTCGCGGGCATCCCGATCGCGAATGTACTCGCTCAGGTCGACGGGCGGGCCACGGAGCTGCAGGTACGCGCCACACTGGATCGGCTGCGCGAGCTGGCGCTGGTGTGGGAAGAGGGCGAGCTGCTGTATCTGGCGGGTGAGACCCGGTTCGGCCTCCCCTGGGTGGTCGGGCAAGTGATCAGCGAGCACACCCCCGATTCCTACGACGAAGCGCGCACGGCATTGGAGGGTGCCGACGAGCGCGGCATGGAACTGCTGCGGGCCCTCATCGCCGGATCTCCCATCGGCCGCACCCGCGACGCCGCTCCCGGCGCCCCACCGGACCGTCCGGTGCAGCGACTGCTGGCGGCCGGCCTGCTGCAGCGCATCGACGACGAGACCGTGTTGCTGCCCCGGTTCGTGGCGCAGCTGCTTCGCGGCGAGGAGCCCGACCGCCTGCAGCCACCGGCCGTCGAGACGACAACGGCTACCCAGTCCGAGGCCGACGCGGCCGCCGCCGGAGCGGCCCTTGACTTGCTGCGCGAGGTGGGCCTGCTGCTCGACGAACTCGGGGTCAACCCCGCGCCCCAGCTGCGCAGCGGTGGGCTGGGCGTGCGTGAGGTCAAGCGGCTGGCAAAGGCGACCGGCCTCGAGGACAACCGCATGGGTCTATTGCTGGAGGTACTGGCCGCAGCGGAGCTGATCGCCGTCGGCGACCCCGATGTCGACACCGATGCCGACGGCTGGCACTGGGCGCCGACCACGCAGGCCGACCGATTCGCCGAGCTTCCGACCGCGACCCGCTGGTTCCGCTTGATGTCGGCGTGGTTGATGCTCGCGGCGCGCCCCGACCTGATCGGCAAGCGCACCAGCGATGACAAACCGATTGCGGCCCTTTCAGATTCACTGCGGTCCACGGCGGCGCCGCATGACCGCAAGCTGCTCCTGGAGATTCTGGGCGAGCTGGACCCCGGGCATGGACTGCGGGCCGAAGAGCTGTCCCGGGTGATGCGGTGGCGCCGCCCGCGCTGGGGCGCCCGGCTGGGCGTCGAACCCGTGACGGCGCTGCTGTTCGAGGCGACGACCCTGGGCGTGATCGGCCGCGGCGCGCTCACGACGCATGTGCGCACGTTCCTGGACAGCAGCGGCGACGAAACGACGACCCTGGCCGCGATGGAAAAGGCGCTCCCCGCCCCCATCGACCACTTCCTGGTACAGGCCGACCTGACCGTCGTCGCACCCGGACCGCTCACGCGCGAGGTCGAGCTGGATCTGGCGGCCGTGGCAGATCTGGAATCGGCGGGGGCTGCCAGCGTCTTTAGGGTCAGCGAGGCCACCATCCGGCGCGCGCTGGATTCGGGGAAGACCGCCACCTCGCTGCACAGTTTCTTCGGATCGCACTCGAAAACCCCTGTCCCGCAGTCGCTGACGTATCTGATCGACGATGTGGCCCGGCGACACGGTCAGCTGCGGGCCGGGGTGGCGACGTCGTTCCTGCGCTGCGATGACGTCGCCCTGCTGGCACAGGTGATGGCCTCGGTACTGGCGGAGGACTTGGGGCTGCGGCTGCTGGCGCCCACTGTCGCGGTGTCGCTGGCCCCGCTGGCCGAGCTGGTGACCGGGCTGCGCTCGGCCGGTTTCGCCCCCGCCGCGGAGGACGCGACCGGGACGATCGTGGAGCTACGCGCGCACCGCGCGCGGGTGACCCCACAACCGCACCGGATGGGGTGGACGCCGCCGGTGCTCAGTGAGCCCGCCGCCGCGGCCGTCGTGAAGGCATTGCGCGCGGCGGGCGACCACGACGGGGTACGCATCGAGCCGTCGCATGCGGTGGCGCTGCTACAGCAGTCCGCCAAGGCCCAGACCAGTGTGTTGATCGGGTACGTGGACCCGGCCGGGGTGGCCTCGTCGCGCGTGGTCAACCCGATCAGTGTGCGCGGTGGGCAGTTGTCGGCCTTCGACACCGCTGCCGGGCGCATCCGTGACTTCGCGATTCATCGCATCACCGCGGTCTCGCCGCCGGGCTGA
- a CDS encoding DNA repair helicase XPB: MTDGPLIVQSDKTVLLEVDHDQADAARQAIAPFAELERAPEHVHTYRITPLALWNARAAGHDAEQVVDALVTFSRYAVPQPLLVDIVDTMARYGRLQLVKHPAHGLTLVSLDRAVLEEVLRHKKIAPMFGARIDDDTIQVHPSERGRIKQMLLKIGWPAEDLAGYVDGEAHPITLAQDGWELRDYQQMAADSFWAGGSGVVVLPCGAGKTLVGAAAMAKAQATTLILVTNTVAGRQWKRELLARTSLTEDEIGEYSGERKEIRPVTIATYQVITRRTKGEYRHLELFDSRDWGLIVYDEVHLLPAPVFRMTADLQSRRRLGLTATLIREDGREGDVFSLIGPKRYDAPWKDIEAQGWIAPAECIEVRVTLTDNERMIYATAEADERYKLCSTAHTKINVVKSILARHPGAPTLVIGAYLDQLDELGTELDAPVIQGSTKNAEREALFDAFRRGEIGTLVVSKVANFSIDLPEASVAVQVSGTFGSRQEEAQRLGRLLRPKADGGQAYFYSVVSRDTLDAEYAAHRQRFLAEQGYGYRITDADDLLGPTIG, encoded by the coding sequence ATGACCGATGGACCGCTGATCGTCCAGTCCGATAAGACCGTGCTGCTGGAGGTCGACCACGACCAGGCAGACGCGGCGCGCCAGGCTATCGCCCCGTTCGCCGAGCTCGAACGCGCCCCCGAACACGTACACACCTACCGCATCACCCCGCTCGCACTGTGGAACGCCCGCGCCGCGGGACATGATGCCGAACAGGTGGTCGACGCCCTCGTCACCTTCTCCCGCTACGCGGTGCCGCAGCCACTGCTGGTCGACATCGTCGACACCATGGCGCGCTACGGGCGCCTACAACTGGTCAAGCATCCGGCGCACGGCCTCACCCTGGTGAGCCTGGACCGCGCCGTGCTCGAAGAGGTGCTGCGGCACAAGAAGATCGCCCCCATGTTCGGTGCCCGCATCGACGACGACACCATCCAGGTGCACCCCAGTGAGCGTGGCCGCATCAAGCAGATGCTGCTCAAAATTGGCTGGCCCGCAGAGGATCTCGCGGGCTATGTGGACGGCGAGGCCCACCCGATCACCCTGGCGCAGGATGGCTGGGAGCTGCGGGACTATCAGCAGATGGCTGCCGACTCCTTCTGGGCGGGTGGCTCCGGCGTGGTGGTGCTGCCCTGCGGCGCGGGCAAGACGCTGGTGGGCGCCGCCGCGATGGCCAAGGCGCAGGCCACCACGCTCATTCTGGTCACCAATACCGTTGCCGGGCGGCAGTGGAAACGCGAGCTCCTCGCGCGCACCTCGTTGACGGAGGACGAGATCGGCGAATACTCGGGCGAGCGCAAGGAGATTCGGCCGGTCACCATCGCCACCTATCAGGTGATTACCCGCCGCACCAAGGGCGAGTACCGCCACCTGGAACTGTTCGACAGCCGCGACTGGGGCCTGATCGTGTACGACGAGGTGCACCTGCTGCCCGCCCCGGTGTTCCGGATGACCGCAGACCTGCAGTCACGGCGCCGCCTCGGCCTCACCGCCACACTCATCCGGGAGGACGGCCGCGAGGGCGACGTGTTCAGCCTCATTGGCCCCAAGCGCTATGACGCGCCATGGAAAGACATTGAGGCACAAGGCTGGATCGCCCCCGCTGAATGCATCGAGGTGCGCGTCACGCTCACCGACAACGAGCGGATGATCTACGCGACCGCCGAGGCCGACGAGCGCTACAAGCTCTGTTCCACGGCCCACACCAAGATCAACGTGGTGAAGTCGATCTTGGCCCGCCACCCCGGCGCGCCGACACTGGTGATCGGCGCATACCTGGATCAGCTGGACGAACTGGGCACCGAACTGGATGCCCCCGTGATCCAGGGCTCCACCAAAAACGCCGAACGCGAGGCGCTCTTCGACGCGTTCCGGCGTGGCGAGATCGGCACCCTGGTGGTGTCCAAGGTCGCCAACTTCTCCATCGATCTTCCGGAGGCGTCTGTTGCCGTGCAGGTTTCGGGAACCTTCGGCTCGCGGCAGGAAGAAGCGCAGCGCCTCGGGCGGCTGCTGCGCCCCAAGGCCGACGGTGGGCAGGCCTACTTCTATTCGGTGGTCTCGCGCGACACCCTCGACGCCGAGTACGCCGCACACCGGCAGCGCTTCCTGGCCGAGCAGGGCTACGGGTACCGCATCACCGATGCGGATGACCTGCTGGGCCCCACCATCGGTTAG
- a CDS encoding DUF2628 domain-containing protein — translation MTIPQDRSALAEIWQRRFAFYDHYAAAPTKEEANAIFRAGPFWTRIRLTSNFLAFFFGPIYFFVKGMWRKGLVLLGISLGIGVVLGVVGASDSVTRAVSIGFAAMFMGIANQAYYLHWVRKSESWNPFEGVR, via the coding sequence GTGACGATACCTCAAGACCGCAGCGCTCTGGCGGAGATTTGGCAGCGACGGTTCGCGTTCTATGATCACTACGCTGCGGCTCCGACGAAAGAAGAGGCGAACGCCATCTTTCGCGCGGGCCCGTTTTGGACGCGCATCCGGTTGACCAGTAATTTCCTGGCCTTTTTCTTTGGTCCGATCTACTTCTTCGTTAAGGGTATGTGGCGCAAGGGCTTGGTGCTGTTGGGAATCAGTCTGGGGATCGGTGTGGTGCTCGGGGTTGTAGGAGCTTCCGACAGTGTGACGCGCGCAGTCTCCATAGGCTTTGCTGCGATGTTCATGGGTATCGCCAACCAGGCCTACTACTTGCACTGGGTTCGCAAGAGCGAGTCATGGAATCCCTTCGAAGGTGTCCGCTGA